In Trueperella pecoris, the DNA window GGCCGATTAACCGCTTCAACTGTGGCAGTGCCATAATCACGCCGTTCTACCCACTGCTCATCGCCCCTTGGCCACATTCGCACTGATTCGAGCCGATGATGAAGCGTCACACGTCTCGATCCCTCGAGTAGTGGATCAAGATTCCCGAAAAGGGCAAGGCCAGCCATCGCTGTACCGTGTCCTTGAATCTGTGCATCAGTTACAGAAGGACCGTAAATCGAGTGCTGGTCATCAGCAGATAAAGATCCTTCGAGAAGTACATGGGCACGAAAAACACCCGTATCTAAAAGGCACACGGCTGGCATTTCGTCAGGAGCAACAACGATCCTTTGCGAAAGGTCGTCAATGTACTCGGTCTGTTCATCGTCACTCAGATCCTCCACCGTCTCAATAAATTGAGCCCGCCGAATTTCGGTTACAGGAACCGAGGTAACCGGAAGTATCTTTAATTGCTCCCATGATGCTTCCACCCACACAATAAGGCGATCGCTAAAACGATATTTACTGAGACGAGCCCTAAGCTCGTATGCGTCAACAAATCCTTTCCAAGTTTCAACATGCTCATGTGATCCGTCGAGCCATAGCGCCCACCATTGCTTGCCCGATCTCGGCGGTTCTCCCTCAGACGTCCATAGATCCTCTAGAACAGCTGTGCGAATACGCGAGATATTCGCGACGAGGCCCTCGTTCTTTGGTCTACCTGTGCGCGTGTTCTTTTCGTCGTTGAGGTAATCCTCAAAGAGTTTCAAAAACTGCGAACGATACGAGTCGGATACCCAAACGGTAGCCGTCTCAGGATGTCCATTCTGAGCTTCTCGCACCGATAGCAACAACCACTTTGGCTTGCTTGCTCTCCCGCCCGTAAACCCGTTGAGGGAGTCGAGCTTCAATGGATACTTAGATTCTTCTCCTTCAAGCACGATGATAGTGCCCGTTGCGCGCAGTTCCTCATCGGAAATATCTACCGTTGCAACTTTTTCATCGAAAGTAGCGAACACTTTCTCCGCAGAATGCTTCAGCGCCGCCCCATGAGCACAACGATCAACTTTACGGAGGGGCTTTCCCGCTCCGCCACCCCCTCGGTGGAAGCCCCTTGTTTCGGAAAAACCACGCACGTAGAGGTGATCAAGATTGCGGTGTACCTCAGCCAAGACTTGCCTTTCGACGTAGAGTTAGTGCCACAACGAGATCCTCCCGTTGGACTTTTTTCTCGCCACGCATCAGCACTGCTTTCGCTGCGGTCTCGGCTGCCTTTACGAGCTCAGCATGGCTCAGGCCAACCGTATATTCGCCAAGCCCAGCCATGCTGATTCCACTTGCTAGTGTGCCAAGGCGTGCTTTCATAACGGTGGTTGCCTGGCGCGCATCCGGCAACGTGTATGTTAAGACGGCGTCAAACCGGCGAAAGAGTGCCTTGTCAAGAATTGAACGATGATTGGTGGCTGCAAGAACGAGCGATTCAGGGCTCGCCTCCTCCAAAAAGACGAGGAACGAATTCAGGATCCGACGAGCCTCTCCGACATCGTTCCCGGAACGATCAGCGCCGAGAGCGTCAAACTCATCGAACAGGTAGACAGCACGTCGTTGAGCAACTGAGTCAAAAACTAGGCGAAGCTTACTGGCGGTCTCACCCATGAATTTACTCATAAGGCTATCCAGCCTCACCGTAAACATCGGTAGCGAAAGTTCAGTCGCAAGCACGGCGGCAGTCATAGTTTTACCCGTTCCTGGAGGCCCTTCCAGAAGTAACCGATGTGCCGGAGTAAAACCATACTCGAGTAGGTTTAGCCGCTGACGTTGTTCGGCAAGAACCTGCTTAATTTGTGCTCGAAGTTCATCAGGAGCCACGAGCTCACGCAAGCGAACATCGGGGTAAGTTGCCTCAACGAGCTCAGCGAGTTCACCACGAGGCTGCAC includes these proteins:
- a CDS encoding AAA family ATPase, coding for MLDFPSGSYGILAFEEWLARKIAGGVMVGNGQHVAAMVRSYASGDDANFYSVALQVAAREAKAGHHVLANDIKKAVDDSRERARANTVTTLVQPRGELAELVEATYPDVRLRELVAPDELRAQIKQVLAEQRQRLNLLEYGFTPAHRLLLEGPPGTGKTMTAAVLATELSLPMFTVRLDSLMSKFMGETASKLRLVFDSVAQRRAVYLFDEFDALGADRSGNDVGEARRILNSFLVFLEEASPESLVLAATNHRSILDKALFRRFDAVLTYTLPDARQATTVMKARLGTLASGISMAGLGEYTVGLSHAELVKAAETAAKAVLMRGEKKVQREDLVVALTLRRKASLG